A stretch of the Capsicum annuum cultivar UCD-10X-F1 chromosome 10, UCD10Xv1.1, whole genome shotgun sequence genome encodes the following:
- the LOC124887772 gene encoding uncharacterized protein LOC124887772, which yields MDIYAQQAVLDEEVKASFWEALDEVVRSVPSSDKIVIAGDFNDHIGVLPGGYDDVYGGFSFDDRNGEGAALLEFARAFGLAGRHKGDWWWNEKVKKKMESKKRVYVKFIESKDEEEKRVNREV from the exons ATGGA TATTTATGCACAACAGGCGGTCTTGGATGAGGAGGTGAAAGCAAgtttttgggaggctttggatgaggtggtgagaagcgTGCCTAGCTCAGATAAGATTGTCATAGCAGGGGACTTTAATGATCACATTGGGGTTTTACCGGGAGGGTATGATGATGTTTATGGAGGCTTTAGTTTCGATGATAGAAATGGGGAAGGAGCTGCTCtgttggagtttgcgagggcttTTGGACTG GCAGGACggcataagggggactggtggtggaatgaaaaagttaaaaagaaaatgGAGAGTAAGAAGAGAGTGTATGTTAAGTTtattgagagtaaggatgaagaagagaagcgggtgaATAGAGAGGTGTAA